In bacterium, the genomic stretch GCAAATCTTTGACACGACCACCGCGTATCATGACAATACTATGTTCCTGAAGATTATGACCTACTCCAGGAATATATGCGGTTACCTCAAATCCATTCGTTAGCCGAACCCGGGCGACTTTTCGTAACGCTGAGTTGGGTTTTTTCGGTGTTTGGGTGTATACCCGAACGCAAACCCCCCGCCGTTGCGGACATTTAGTTAACGCCGGAGTTTTAGCTTTATAAACTACTTTTTTACGCATTCCGCGTACGAGTTGATTAATCGTTGGCATAAATATACTTCAAGTAATAGTAATAATAATTGTAAAATTGAACTAACAAGTAATAAAATTACTATGGCGTTCTGTTAAAGAAATTTTAGTTTGCTACTTTACGACGTCGCGAAAATTATCCGGGTTCGCTGAAGAAATCCCGATATTTTCAGTGTCAAAATTTCAGCAAGAACAAATATTATAGATTAAATTTATTTATTTGTCAAGTGGTTTTTACGAGTTTATGTCTTTTTCTACAATTCGGCATTTATTTTTATTCAGGACTTCCGTCTTATACGCTCGAATGACGCTTAATATATAGGCTAGGTCTCTCGGCGTTAGATCTATCAATTCATCGATAATCGCTTGAATACTCTGGGGATACGCTGGCAATCGTTTCGCTAAAAATTCGATTGTTCGCTCAATCTCCCGGAGTTTATTTTCTATTTCTATTGCAATGGGACGATGATAGTTAGCAATAAATCTAAGGTTACGAAGAAAATATGGTTCTTCTTGGGGAATCCTCGACTCCTTTTCTTGGTTGGTATCCTTTTGGAGAAATAGAATATCATTAAAACTTTCATTAAACTTATCCGGCTTTTTTTTATTCTTTAACCTTTTACCGTGTATTAAAAACATTTTTTCAGGTTCCACCACCAAAGATTTCAGCTCTTCGGTTAACTGATGGAGTTCTTCAATTTTTCCGGTTATATTATGTATTTCTTGGGGAACTTTCTCCTGATGCGCTAGATATAATAACTGGGTTGCATCTTCACCAAGCACCTCCGCTAATCCGCGAACGATTTCATCTTTCGGCGGACGTTTTATCCCTCGTTCGATGAAACTGAGATACCCCTTCGTTATCGCTAGTTTATTACTGATTTCATCTAGCGATAATCCTTTGGCTTTTCGCAAATGTCGAATATACTGCCCAAATGTCATAAATTACAATCCTTTACTCCATAATAGAGTAGCATAGAGAATATATTGGTGTCAACAAAAAATGCAAAATATTTACTAAAAAGTATACAATTTTTTAAATTACCTCTTGACAAATAGTATACTATGTGGTATAATATATACTGTATTCGGTAAACACCGGTGAAAGGAGGTGAATCCTATGCCTTTGCATTCTGTAATCGAAAAATTCATCAATCAGCTCGAGTTCAGCGCTCCTCTCAATCATCGCAACCTGATGCTTTTCCCCATAACCTATCCAGAAAACGGCAATCCCGCTATTCCCTATATAACGTTAGATGAAGCGTTTGAAAAGCAGTTTCTGACCATTTCCGAAGTTTCTGATGGCGGAATTGTTCCTATCCTGAAAGTTACCAATAACTCCGATCATAAAATCCTAATACTTGACGGAGAAGAACTAATCGGCGCAAAACAGAATCGGATTCTCAACACTACTATTTTAGTTCCGGAAAAAATATCGCTACCTATCCCGGTCAGTTGCGTTGAAGCGAATCGCTGGCACTATGTTTCGCCAGAATTTAAAACCGCAGGAACCCAAGCACATGTGAATCTGCGTGCTAAAAAAGCTGCTAGCGTTTATAGAAATTTAAAGGTATTCAAGGAATACCGTTCGAACCAAGCGGAAGTCTGGGATATCGTTGACCATATACTTTATTGTTTACGGACTGAATCTCCAACTTCAGCGTTACACGACGCTTATATCCATCATACAGTTACGCTAGATGATTATGTTAAAGCACTCTCATTTCAATCGGGTCAAAAAGGAATTGCGGTCGCAATCAACAACCGGTTCGTTTGTGCAGATATCTTCGATAAATCGGAAACGCTTGAAAAATATTGGAAGAAACTTATCCGCAGCTATGCGCTAGACGCTTTAGTGAACTTAATCGAACCTGAATCGAATAATCAGAAAAATATCCCGCAATCTGACTCGGAACACTTGAAAGAAGAAATTGCACAAATTAAAGTTCAAATGTTACAATCTGAGTCCGACTCGTTCAAATCGGTTGGGTTAGGCGATGATATCCGGATTCGAGGCAAAAAACTGATTGGAACCTCACTGGTTTACGAGCAAACTCCTATCCATTTCGCTATTTTCCGAACTGAAACAACTGAAAATACTAGTGTTAATGATGTGTTCGGTTTTCTATACCACCGACGGTTCCGATAATAATCTTGATATTTGGGTTCTCTTTCGCTTGCCTCGAGCTTACGTGGAGAGACTACGAACGAGATAATATCTCGTTCGTAGTCTCTCCGGTATATCAAAGAGAGACAAAATAGCCATACCATATAAATGTTTGCTATTTAATATTTCTGCCAAGCCGAGTATTCATTGGTCGGAATCACTCAGCAGATTCTAGGAAGTTGCTCACCGGAGAGCATATCAAGGATGCGGGTTCCACCAACCGAAGTTTTTAATAGAACGGTTTTTTTCGGACTAGAGATAACTTCGCCGATTATCGCCGCATTTTTCCCGAACTTATGCTTTTTCATCACTGCTAGAACTTTCTCCGCAACTGAATGTTTAACAACCGCAACTAGTTTCCCTTCATTTGCTACATAGAGCGGGTCAAACCCAAGCAAATCACAGATACTTCTTACTTCTTTCCGAACCGGAACCGCTGGTTCGTCTATCTTAATTCCGACATTGGAAGCTTGGGCGATTTCATTTAACGTTGACGCGAGTCCACCACGGGTTGGGTCGCGCAGACAATGGATATCTTTAGTCACCTTAAGCATTTCTTGAACTAGAGAATTAAGCGGTGCGCAATCGCTTTTCAAGGTAGTCTGCAATGCGAGGTCTTCCCGTTGCGCGAGGATAGCCATACCGTGGTCGCCAACGGTTCCGCTGATAAGAACTTTATCTCCGACTTGGGCATTTGAACCACTGATATTAATCCCTTCTTTAACCAAACCAATTCCGGAAGACGAAATGTATATTTTATCCGCATTCCCGCGATTGACTACTTTCGTATCTCCGGCAACAATCAGAACGTTGGCGGAGCGCGCTGTCGTTCGCATAGAGTTAAGTATCTTTTCGAAATCAGATAGCGAAAATCCTTCTTCAATAATGAATGCTACGGTTAGATATTGGGGAACCGCTCCAACCATCGCCAAATCGTTTATTGTCCCGCAGACCGCTAGTTTCCCAATATTTCCACCGGGGAAAAACAGCGGACTTACTACATAGGAATCGGTTGTATACGCTATCTGACCATTAACTTCTGGCTTCTGAATCCTGATAATTCCGCTATCGTCCAGTTTATCTAGAATCGGATTCCCAAAATATTTCAGAATTAGGTCTTTAATCAGTTTCTGGGATAACTTCCCGCCACTTCCATGCGCGAGTTGGATTTTTTCATTATTCATCATGTAACTAGCTACCTAAATAATAAATTTTAATTGCTAACAAGGATTCAATGAATCGCGTTCGGACATCATAGATACGGGTCGATTGCCATTTTCAGAATTTTCTCTTTCTGATTCACGAACATATCGAATGCATGCGCTAATTCATTCAGCGGCATGATATGAGATACGATACCGTTATAATCAATTTTTCCGGACTCAAGTAAAGCGATGGCTCGACTCATAGTATAGGGTGGCATTTTCGCACCGAGAATCGTTATTTCATTCGCAAACATTTCATACGGCGAAAAGGTTACCCGCGCTTCTTCAGGACAAACGCCGAATATCATCAATGTTCCGCAGCGTTTAACCAGCTTTAATCCTTCAGCAACCGCTTCTGGATTCCCGGTTACATCAACTACATACTCGAATCCTTGCGGAAACTCTTGTTTGATCTCGTGCCAAATCTTTTTATCGGAAGGATTGAAAACTATATCCGCTCCATATTTTTTCGCGAATTGACCTCTGGATTCAATCAGTTCCACTTGCACAATCTGTTTAACTGGTGAATGGTTCAGCAGTTGCGTCCAGAGAAGACCAATCGGTCCCGCACCGAGCAGAAGGATATTGCTCCCCGCACGGAGATGTAACAAATCATACCCATGCAACACGCACGCAAGCGGTTCTGCGATAATTCCTGCCTTCACTCCTAGCTCTTTCGAAATCGGATATGCCTGCTTGCGATTGATTTTTGAATACTGCGCAAACCCGCCGGTGATATGATATCCGTTGATGATAATATTCGAACAATGGTTATAACTTCCGTCCTGACAGTTCGGACAATATCCGCAGGGAGATAACGGGTCAACACAAATCCAATCGCCGAGATTGAATCCGGTAACTTCTTTCCCAAGTTCAACTATTTCACCAACATACTCATGTCCGAGCACAACTGGCGGGCGCGCTAACGGCACCTCGCCAGCATAAATATGTTGGTCAGTGCCGCAAACACCACATCCGAGAACTTTCAGAACGATTTCATCTTGTTCCGGTTTCGGTATCGGCATTTCCTGTAATTCAATCGTGAACCTTTTAGTATATACTGCCGCGCGCATCATGTATTCCTTTCAGTCTTATTTAGGAAACAAGGAAACAGAGGACGCTATAAAATCTCCATTGTTGTTTCATGGTTTCCTAACTTGATAGATACTTAATCAATGAATATTGAAAAATTCATTTTAGCAAATTAACTCCCAATCAACAAGTTGAATGAAACAATAATTTCAAAAAAATCTGATTTCCCTTGCTGCATCAAGATTTTATCAGAAATTAGAATTATGCATTTTTTTGGGTATTTTGCATTTTTCCTCTTGACAAACGGCGCATTCAGTCGTATGATTTCGCTAGAATTCGATATTGCATTTTTTATTTTTCATAACTATTTTTTGCCATAGAAAGGGGGTGCACCAATGACGAAGGCGGAACTCATCGATGCTGTGAAAGCAACGAAATGCTGTTCAGCATTGAGCAAGAAAGATATCGAAGGAGTAATCGATTGCGCGTTTGATGCAATTGCTAAAGGAATCAAAAAAGATAAACGCATGGCGATTCCGGATTTCGGTGTATTTACCGTTCGGTCACGGAAAGCAAGAATGGGGCGGAACCCGCAAACGGGCGCTGCAATTAAGATTCCGGCAAGTAAAACCGTTGGATTCAAACCAGCACCAGCACTGAAAAAAGGACTGTAATTCGTCCGGTATAAGTTGACACGTGAAACAGGTTATAGGGAACTCGATTCACGCATGAAATCGAAGGAACTATAACCTGTTTTCTTTTTTATAATTTCCACGAATGACCCATATGATAAAATTAATTACAATTGCACTGAGAGATAATACTGGAAAAGACATGCGTATACATTAGGAAAAAATAAATGAAAAATAGATCGTTTCATTTTTTCAAATTTTTTTTACTCGTTTATCTTTCCTATATACTTTTTTCTTCGCCGTTTGCCATAGTTGCTAAATTTTGATACAATATTTGCTCATATTACATTAAATCTAATTTCTATTTCTAACGATAAGGAGATAAAAACAAGCATGGCACATCTAGAGATTTTAACCGGAATCATCGCATTAGCTTCATTAGGGTATGTGGTGTATTTAATTCGCTGGATATGGCAGCAGGATTTAGGTGAAGATAAAATGCGGTCAATCGCCGACGCGATTCGAGAAGGAGCAAACGCATTCTTGAATCGGCAATATCGTACGATTGGATATCTCGCGTTAGTGCTCACTGTTCTATTATACGCTGCCTATGCGGTAAGCGGAAATTCAATGTTAGGAATCCAAATTGCTTCATCATTCCTTTTCGGTGCAATATGTTCAGCGGTTGCGGGATTTATCGGTATGTATATTTCGGTGAGAACGAATATCCGCGTTGCTGCCGTCGCGAAACAGGGTATGGGCAAATCGTTGGTAACCGCATTACGCGGCGGTGCGGTCTCTGGAATAACCATCGTAGCAATGAGTTTACTCGGGATTTCAATCCTCTATTTTATTTATGATACGCTACTCCATTTTCCAATAGATAAAATCCCTAGTCTGATTGTTGGGTACGGTTTCGGTGCGAGTTTTGTTGCGTTATTTGCGCAGCTCGGCGGCGGGATTTATACGAAAGCGGCTGATGTCGGTGCGGATTTGGTTGGAAAAGTTGAAGTGGGGATACCCGAAGATGACCCGCGCAATCCAGCCGTGGTCGCTGATTTGGTTGGAGATAATGTTGGCGATTGCGCTGGTCGTGGAGCGGATTTATTCGAATCGACTGCGGCGGAAAATATCGGCGCAATGATACTCGGTGCCGCTGTGTATGCAGCGTTGAAAAAAGCTAATCCGGATTTGCCAGCAACAGCGTTTATCGGTTGGATTATGTTCCCGTTAGTTGTCCGTGCAATTGGGTTAATTGCAACTATCATCGGCGTATCGTTCGTTAAATCGAAAGAAACCGACCATCCGATGAGCGCATTAAACCGTGGATATTTTATTACCAGCATCCTAGCAGCAATCGGATTCTACTTTACGACAATGTGGCTCCTTAACAACATTTGGTTCTTCTATTGTGGACTGGTTGGTATTTTGATGAGCATCGCGTTTGTGTTTATCACTCAATACTATACTGAAGCAAGGTATCGGCCGGTACGCGAAATTGCTGAAGCATCAAAAACCGGACATGCGACTAATATCATCGCTGGTATGGCGGTAGCATTTGAATGCACGGCAATTCCGATTATTACCATTGCGGTTTCGCTCTGGTTATCGTATATGTTTGGCGTGTGGAGTGGATTAGAAAACGGCGGACTGTTCGGAACCGCAGTAGCAACGATGGGCATGCTCGCAACCTGCGGATATATTTTAGCGATGGATACATTCGGTCCGATAGTAGATAACGCTGGTGGTATCGTAGAAATGTCCGGTGCTCCAGAAGAGATTCGCAAGAATACCGATAAACTCGATGCAACAGGCAATACCACAAAAGCGTTAACGAAAGGATACGCAGTTGGTAGCGCAGCGTTAGCAGCATTTCTGCTTTTCTCAGCGTATTTAACGGATGTAAGTATGTTACGGATTGAAAAAGGAATGCCTGCGCTCCTCTCGGTTGACATTGCGAAAATTGAAGTATTCATCGGTGCGATGTTCGGTGCGATGTTGGTTTTCCTATTTTCTGCGTATGCGATTAAAGCGGTCGGTAAAACAGCACAGTATATTATCACTGAAGTTCGACGTCAATTCCAAGCTGATAGTGGAATTATGGCGGGTACTTCTAAACCCGATTATGCGAAATGTGTTGATATCACCACGAAAGGCGCATTGAAAAATATGATTCTACCCGGACTGATTGCGGTAGCGGGTCCGGTCTTAATCGGGATAATATTACGAGCAGAAGCAGTCGCTTCTATGTTAATGATAGGAACTATAGTGGGCGTGATTATGGGGTTAGTTCTCAACAACGGTGGTGGTGCATGGGATAACGCAAAAAAATATATTGAAGCGGGGCATCTCGGTGGAAAAGGTAGTGATGCGCATAAAGCGGCGGTGACCGGCGATACGGTCGGCGACCCGTTTAAGGATACTGCAGGTCCATCGTTGCATGTTCTCGTGAAATTATTAAGCACACTGACGTTAGCGTTAGCGGCGTTATTTGTATAAGCATAAGTAAACTAGAAAGCGGAACCTTGGTTCCGCTTTTTTTATTTATATGAATACTGCAAAGAAAATACTGGAGGGTTAAAAACCATGCGCCATCGATTTAGATTGATTATGGTTGTCGTTTTTCTTATGTTCGCAATATCATTCGGATTTACTGCCCAATATCCCGCAAAATCTAAGGTTAAGCTCGGAATAGATGTTTTACTCGAAAAACAGTTTGCACCGCTGCGTGGTAAACGCGTTGGGTTACTCACTAACCCAAGCGGAGTTAATCGTCAGCTGATTCCGACACTCGATTTATTCGCTAAACAAACGACATTTCAACTGGTAGCGTTGTTTGCTCCGGAACATGGTATTCGTGGCGACCTCTTCGCCGGAGAAGAAGTGAAAACCTATACCGATGAGCGCACCGGACTAACGGTATATAGTTTGTATGGGAAAAATAAACAACCGACAGAAGAGATGCTTAAAGATATTGACGTGCTGGTTTTCGATATCCAAGATATCGGTTCGCGAACGTATACCTATATTTCTTCTATGACCGAATCGATGAAAGCTGCAGCGAAATATAATAAAGAGTTTATGGTACTCGACCGACCGAACCCTTGTGGAGGACTACTCTTTGAAGGACCGGTTCTTGAACGGGAACGAATTAGTATGGTTGGCATTGCACCGATTCCGGTTACCCATGGAATGACCGCCGGTGAATTTGCGAAATATGTTAATACTGAAGAGAAGATTAATTGCAAACTAACGGTTATCCCAATGGAAGGGTGGACTCGCGATATGCTCTGGGAGGATACCGGCCTAGAATGGGTACAGACTTCACCGCATATTCCGCATGCTATGCATGCTATTCTATATACTGCAACCGGCATGCTTGGTGGTGTAGGAATTGATATTAATGAAGGAGTCGGGTATACTCTACCATTTGAAACTATAGCCGCAGAATGGATTAAGAGTCCTGAAGAACTGGCAGAAGCGTTTAATGCGATAAATCTTCCTGGGGTATACTTCCGCCCGATAACCTATCGCCCGTATTATTTCAAATTCAAGGATAAGATTCTTAACGGAGTGCAATTACATGTTTACGATTGGCACGCTTTCCGACCATTAGAGACCGCAATTCAGATGCTTGCAACGATTAATCTTATGTATCCGGACAAAATCCAACCGAGAAAAAGTTTCGAAACCTACTGGGGTAATAAGCTTCGAGAACAACTACAACAAAGAATGACTGCGGAACAAATCATCGCGACTTGGCAACCTGGCCTTCAGGAGTTTGCAAAAAAACGCGCAAAGTATCTTATGTATTAAGCTGTTGTTTAGCTTAACTTGTTTGATAGATAGATTGATGTTACCTCATGCTGAACTTATGAACTCGTTAACTTCCCGAGAACGATTATGTTATACGCTTGACGGAAAACCGGTTGATCGCGTTCCTATCTCACTCTATGAATTCGATGGATTCTATGAATCTTGGATACATCAGGAAGTGGAATATCAGGCGATTCTCGATTATGCACATGGGAAAACTGATAAACTATTTGCCTGGGTTCCTGACAGCGCTCTACCGCAGTTCGGATATAGTGCGCTTGATCCGGAAATGATTAAAACCACGTGCTGGGTTTACCAGAATTCGCAGTTTTCGAAAACCGTTTTACA encodes the following:
- the rpsL gene encoding 30S ribosomal protein S12, whose product is MPTINQLVRGMRKKVVYKAKTPALTKCPQRRGVCVRVYTQTPKKPNSALRKVARVRLTNGFEVTAYIPGVGHNLQEHSIVMIRGGRVKDLPGVRYHIIRGTLDATGVEGRNRGRSKYGTKKPKK
- a CDS encoding helix-turn-helix domain-containing protein produces the protein MTFGQYIRHLRKAKGLSLDEISNKLAITKGYLSFIERGIKRPPKDEIVRGLAEVLGEDATQLLYLAHQEKVPQEIHNITGKIEELHQLTEELKSLVVEPEKMFLIHGKRLKNKKKPDKFNESFNDILFLQKDTNQEKESRIPQEEPYFLRNLRFIANYHRPIAIEIENKLREIERTIEFLAKRLPAYPQSIQAIIDELIDLTPRDLAYILSVIRAYKTEVLNKNKCRIVEKDINS
- the hypE gene encoding hydrogenase expression/formation protein HypE, which translates into the protein MNNEKIQLAHGSGGKLSQKLIKDLILKYFGNPILDKLDDSGIIRIQKPEVNGQIAYTTDSYVVSPLFFPGGNIGKLAVCGTINDLAMVGAVPQYLTVAFIIEEGFSLSDFEKILNSMRTTARSANVLIVAGDTKVVNRGNADKIYISSSGIGLVKEGINISGSNAQVGDKVLISGTVGDHGMAILAQREDLALQTTLKSDCAPLNSLVQEMLKVTKDIHCLRDPTRGGLASTLNEIAQASNVGIKIDEPAVPVRKEVRSICDLLGFDPLYVANEGKLVAVVKHSVAEKVLAVMKKHKFGKNAAIIGEVISSPKKTVLLKTSVGGTRILDMLSGEQLPRIC
- a CDS encoding zinc-dependent alcohol dehydrogenase family protein; the encoded protein is MMRAAVYTKRFTIELQEMPIPKPEQDEIVLKVLGCGVCGTDQHIYAGEVPLARPPVVLGHEYVGEIVELGKEVTGFNLGDWICVDPLSPCGYCPNCQDGSYNHCSNIIINGYHITGGFAQYSKINRKQAYPISKELGVKAGIIAEPLACVLHGYDLLHLRAGSNILLLGAGPIGLLWTQLLNHSPVKQIVQVELIESRGQFAKKYGADIVFNPSDKKIWHEIKQEFPQGFEYVVDVTGNPEAVAEGLKLVKRCGTLMIFGVCPEEARVTFSPYEMFANEITILGAKMPPYTMSRAIALLESGKIDYNGIVSHIMPLNELAHAFDMFVNQKEKILKMAIDPYL
- a CDS encoding HU family DNA-binding protein, with amino-acid sequence MTKAELIDAVKATKCCSALSKKDIEGVIDCAFDAIAKGIKKDKRMAIPDFGVFTVRSRKARMGRNPQTGAAIKIPASKTVGFKPAPALKKGL
- a CDS encoding sodium-translocating pyrophosphatase yields the protein MAHLEILTGIIALASLGYVVYLIRWIWQQDLGEDKMRSIADAIREGANAFLNRQYRTIGYLALVLTVLLYAAYAVSGNSMLGIQIASSFLFGAICSAVAGFIGMYISVRTNIRVAAVAKQGMGKSLVTALRGGAVSGITIVAMSLLGISILYFIYDTLLHFPIDKIPSLIVGYGFGASFVALFAQLGGGIYTKAADVGADLVGKVEVGIPEDDPRNPAVVADLVGDNVGDCAGRGADLFESTAAENIGAMILGAAVYAALKKANPDLPATAFIGWIMFPLVVRAIGLIATIIGVSFVKSKETDHPMSALNRGYFITSILAAIGFYFTTMWLLNNIWFFYCGLVGILMSIAFVFITQYYTEARYRPVREIAEASKTGHATNIIAGMAVAFECTAIPIITIAVSLWLSYMFGVWSGLENGGLFGTAVATMGMLATCGYILAMDTFGPIVDNAGGIVEMSGAPEEIRKNTDKLDATGNTTKALTKGYAVGSAALAAFLLFSAYLTDVSMLRIEKGMPALLSVDIAKIEVFIGAMFGAMLVFLFSAYAIKAVGKTAQYIITEVRRQFQADSGIMAGTSKPDYAKCVDITTKGALKNMILPGLIAVAGPVLIGIILRAEAVASMLMIGTIVGVIMGLVLNNGGGAWDNAKKYIEAGHLGGKGSDAHKAAVTGDTVGDPFKDTAGPSLHVLVKLLSTLTLALAALFV
- a CDS encoding DUF1343 domain-containing protein, which codes for MRHRFRLIMVVVFLMFAISFGFTAQYPAKSKVKLGIDVLLEKQFAPLRGKRVGLLTNPSGVNRQLIPTLDLFAKQTTFQLVALFAPEHGIRGDLFAGEEVKTYTDERTGLTVYSLYGKNKQPTEEMLKDIDVLVFDIQDIGSRTYTYISSMTESMKAAAKYNKEFMVLDRPNPCGGLLFEGPVLERERISMVGIAPIPVTHGMTAGEFAKYVNTEEKINCKLTVIPMEGWTRDMLWEDTGLEWVQTSPHIPHAMHAILYTATGMLGGVGIDINEGVGYTLPFETIAAEWIKSPEELAEAFNAINLPGVYFRPITYRPYYFKFKDKILNGVQLHVYDWHAFRPLETAIQMLATINLMYPDKIQPRKSFETYWGNKLREQLQQRMTAEQIIATWQPGLQEFAKKRAKYLMY